Proteins from a genomic interval of Zingiber officinale cultivar Zhangliang chromosome 1B, Zo_v1.1, whole genome shotgun sequence:
- the LOC121975339 gene encoding leucine-rich repeat receptor-like serine/threonine-protein kinase BAM1, with amino-acid sequence MLFFVGCHILLLTLLIPPSKVVAGGDYGKDHSVLLSIKIDLADSGAAALAAWDNATDHCSWPAVTCDSRGAVVALDLSGRNLSGLLPSSVGGLRFLFHLSVAANSLSGPIPPELSLLASLRYLNLSNNIFNGSFASSLGRLGRLRVLDLYNNNLTGPLPNAVAAMSQLRHLHLGGNYFSGSIPQEYGNWKSLEYLALSGNELTGPIPPEIGNLSALRELYIGYYNSYEGSLPAEIGNLSSLVRLDAANCALSGRIPPEIGNLRSLDSLFLQVNGLSGEIPPAFGRLKSLKSLDLSNNGLTGEIPPSFAELSNLTLLNLFRNKLFGAIPEFVGDLPQLQVLQVWENNFTGSIPRRLGTNGRLQLLDFSSNKLTGSLPQDLCYGNKLETLIALSNFLFGPIPDSLGRCESLSRIRMGENYLNGTIPQGLLSLPKLSQVELQDNLLTGGFPSTGNSSISPSLGQICLSNNRLTDPLPPSIGNFSGLQKLLLNQNSFIGSIPPEIGRLQQLSKLDLSGNRFSGSIAPQITKCKLLTFVDLSRNELSGNVPAEIAAMRILNYLNLSRNHLDGQIPASISTMQSLTAVDFSYNNLSGDVPSTGQFSYFNATSFVGNPDLCGPYLGPCQPGTLHPVRTKGALSASFKLLLVIGLLICSILFAIAAIVKARSLKKASEARAWKLTAFQRLDFSIDDVLNCLKEENIIGKGGAGIVYKGVMPDGEQVAVKRLPVMSRGSSHDHGFNAEIQTLGRIRHRHIVRLLGFCSNHETNLLVYEYMPNGSLGEVLHGTKGGHLHWDTRYKVALEAAKGLCYLHHDCSPLILHRDVKSNNILLDSNFEAHVADFGLAKFLQDTGTSECMSAIAGSYGYIAPEYAYTLKVDEKSDVYSFGVVLLELVTGRKPVGEFGDGVDIVQWVKKITGSNKEEVVKILDPRLPSVPIHEVMHMFYVAMLCVEEQSIQRPTMREVVQIINELPKPPLKQGEDSSSGNVPASPPVAASLQSSLTNETKDQQQQLPASTSPPSDLLSI; translated from the exons ATGCTCTTCTTCGTAGGCTGCCACATCCTCCTCCTCACCCTCCTCATCCCGCCGTCCAAGGTGGTCGCCGGAGGCGACTACGGGAAGGACCATAGCGTTCTACTTTCCATCAAAATCGACCTCGCCGATTCCGGAGCAGCCGCGCTCGCTGCTTGGGACAACGCCACCGATCACTGCTCCTGGCCTGCCGTCACCTGCGATAGCAGAGGCGCCGTCGTCGCTCTCGACCTCTCCGGGAGAAACCTCTCCGGTCTGCTCCCCTCTTCCGTCGGCGGCCTCCGCTTCCTCTTCCACCTTTCCGTCGCCGCCAACTCCCTCTCCGGTCCCATCCCCCCGGAGCTCTCCCTCCTTGCCTCCCTTCGCTACCTCAACCTCTCCAACAACATTTTCAATGGATCCTTCGCCTCGTCCCTCGGCCGCCTTGGGCGGCTCCGCGTCCTCGACCTCTACAACAACAACCTCACCGGGCCACTTCCCAACGCGGTGGCGGCAATGTCCCAGCTCCGCCACCTCCATCTTGGGGGCAACTATTTCTCGGGTTCGATTCCGCAGGAGTACGGCAACTGGAAGTCCCTCGAGTACCTTGCGCTCTCCGGCAACGAGCTCACTGGCCCTATTCCCCCGGAGATCGGCAACCTTTCTGCGCTACGCGAGCTCTACATCGGCTACTACAATAGCTACGAGGGCAGCCTCCCGGCGGAGATCGGCAACCTCTCTTCACTCGTTCGCCTCGATGCCGCAAACTGCGCCCTCTCCGGCCGCATCCCGCCCGAGATTGGCAACCTCCGGAGCCTGGATAGCCTCTTCCTCCAAGTGAATGGCCTCTCCGGCGAGATACCACCGGCGTTTGGTCGACTCAAGAGCCTCAAGTCCCTGGACCTCTCTAACAATGGCCTCACGGGAGAGATTCCTCCGAGCTTCGCCGAACTCAGCAACCTCACCCTCCTTAACCTCTTCCGGAACAAGCTCTTCGGTGCCATCCCGGAGTTCGTTGGCGACCTCCCCCAACTTCAGGTGCTCCAGGTGTGGGAAAACAACTTTACTGGGAGCATCCCTCGACGTCTCGGTACGAACGGACGCCTTCAGCTTCTCGACTTTTCCTCGAACAAGCTTACTGGTTCGCTACCCCAGGACCTCTGCTACGGCAACAAGCTCGAAACGTTGATTGCCCTCAGCAATTTCCTCTTTGGCCCGATTCCAGACTCCCTTGGCCGCTGCGAATCCTTGAGCCGCATCAGAATGGGGGAGAACTACCTCAATGGAACCATTCCACAGGGCCTACTTAGCTTGCCGAAACTGTCCCAGGTGGAGCTCCAGGACAATCTCCTCACTGGCGGGTTTCCCAGTACCGGCAATTCTTCGATCTCTCCTAGTCTTGGACAAATTTGCCTCTCGAACAACCGTCTGACTGATCCTTTGCCTCCGTCCATCGGGAACTTCTCCGGCCTTCAGAAGTTGCTACTGAACCAGAACTCGTTCATCGGTAGCATCCCTCCAGAGATCGGGAGGCTGCAGCAGCTCTCGAAACTGGATCTCAGCGGGAACCGGTTCTCCGGCTCGATTGCTCCTCAAATTACCAAGTGTAAGCTTCTGACATTTGTGGATCTCAGTAGAAACGAACTCTCCGGCAATGTTCCGGCCGAGATTGCTGCGATGCGGATATTGAACTATCTCAACCTGTCGAGAAATCATCTCGATGGCCAAATTCCAGCCTCCATCTCAACAATGCAGAGCCTGACGGCGGTGGATTTCTCCTACAACAACCTCTCCGGTGACGTCCCGAGCACTGGCCAGTTTAGCTACTTCAATGCCACTTCCTTCGTTGGTAATCCAGACCTATGTGGCCCTTATCTTGGCCCATGCCAGCCAGGGACATTGCACCCGGTTCGTACCAAAGGCGCACTCTCGGCGTCCTTCAAGCTTTTGCTCGTCATCGGTCTCCTCATTTGTTCTATTCTCTTCGCCATTGCGGCCATTGTAAAGGCCCGATCTTTGAAGAAAGCTAGCGAGGCTCGTGCATGGAAGCTCACCGCATTCCAGCGGCTCGATTTTTCAATCGACGATGTGTTGAACTGCTTGAAGGAGGAAAACATCATAGGCAAAGGAGGGGCTGGTATAGTTTACAAGGGCGTCATGCCTGATGGCGAACAAGTGGCGGTCAAGAGGCTTCCGGTGATGAGCCGGGGATCATCACATGACCATGGATTCAATGCAGAGATTCAGACACTTGGAAGGATTCGCCACCGACATATTGTCAGGTTGTTGGGATTTTGCTCCAACCATGAGACCAATCTTTTGGTATATGAGTACATGCCTAATGGCAGCCTTGGGGAGGTTCTCCATGGGACGAAGGGTGGACATTTGCACTGGGATACAAGGTATAAGGTTGCCTTGGAGGCAGCAAAGGGTCTCTGCTATCTCCACCATGATTGCTCCCCATTGATCCTCCATCGAGATGTCAAGTCCAACAACATCCTCTTGGATTCCAATTTCGAAGCTCATGTGGCTGATTTTGGACTTGCCAAGTTCTTGCAGGACACAGGCACCTCAGAGTGCATGTCTGCCATTGCTGGCTCTTATGGTTACATTGCTCCAG AGTATGCCTACACCCTtaaggtggacgagaagagcgatGTTTATAGCTTTGGAGTGGTTCTTTTGGAACTGGTTACTGGAAGAAAGCCTGTTGGTGAATTTGGGGATGGAGTGGACATTGTGCAATGGGTTAAGAAGATCACAGGCTCTAACAAGGAAGAAGTGGTCAAAATCTTGGATCCAAGGCTTCCATCTGTTCCCATCCATGAGGTGATGCACATGTTCTACGTAGCAATGCTTTGCGTGGAGGAGCAGAGTATCCAGCGACCGACGATGAGGGAAGTTGTCCAGATTATCAACGAGCTCCCAAAGCCTCCACTGAAGCAGGGAGAAGACTCCTCTAGCGGCAATGTTCCTGCATCACCACCAGTTGCAGCCTCCTTGCAGTCGTCGCTGACCAATGAAACTAAAGATCAACAGCAACAACTACCAGCTTCAACCTCACCGCCATCAGATCTTCTTAGCATCTAG